In the Sus scrofa isolate TJ Tabasco breed Duroc chromosome 7, Sscrofa11.1, whole genome shotgun sequence genome, one interval contains:
- the LOC100157798 gene encoding olfactory receptor 4N2 produces the protein MEINPLFPDVLQAEEMEIKNSTLVTEFILLGLTQSRNIQLLVFVLILIFYFIILPGNFLIILTIRSDPGLTAPLYFFLGNLAFLDASYSFIVAPRMLVDFLSEKKVISYRGCITQLFFLHFLGGGEGLLLVVMALDRYIAICRPLHYSTVMNPRACYALLVALWLGGFVHSIIQVALILHLPFCGPNRLDNFFCDVPQVIKLACTDTFVVELLMVFNSGLLTLICFLGLLASYAVILCHVRGSASEGKSKALSTCTTHIIIILLMFGPAIFIYTRPFRALPADKVVSFFHTVVFPLMNPVIYTLRNQEVKSSMRRILSRHVVC, from the coding sequence atggaaataaatccTCTATTCCCTGATGTACTGCAGGCAGAGGAGATGGAGATTAAAAACAGCACTTTGGTAACAGAATTTATCCTCCTTGGTCTGACTCAGTCTCGAAATATTCAGCTCCTGGTTTTTGTCCTGatcttaattttctatttcatcatcctccctggaaacttcctcatcatcctcaccatcaggTCAGACCCTGGCCTCACGGCTCCACTCTACTTCTTTCTGGGCAACTTGGCCTTCCTGGATGCATCCTACTCCTTCATCGTGGCTCCCAGGATGCTGGTGGACTTCCTCTCTGAGAAGAAGGTGATCTCCTACAGAGGCTGCATCACTCAGCTCTTTTTCTTGCACTTccttggaggaggggaggggttaCTCCTGGTAGTGATGGCCTTGGACCGCTACATTGCCATCTGTCGTCCTTTACACTACTCAACTGTCATGAACCCTAGAGCCTGCTATGCCTTGCTCGTGGCTCTGTGGCTTGGAGGCTTTGTCCACTCCATCATCCAGGTGGCCCTCATCCTCCACTTGCCCTTCTGTGGTCCAAACCGACTAGACAACTTCTTCTGTGATGTGCCACAGGTCATCAAGCTGGCCTGCACTGACACCTTTGTGGTGGAGCTCCTGATGGTCTTCAACAGTGGCTTGCTCACCCTCATATGTTTTCTGGGGCTTCTGGCCTCCTATGCCGTCATCCTCTGCCATGTACGTGGGTCTGCTTCTGAAGGGAAGAGCAAGGCTCTGTCCACATGCACGACTCACATCATCATCATACTTCTCATGTTTGGACCTGCCATCTTTATCTACACCCGTCCTTTCAGAGCTTTACCAGCTGACAAGGTGGTTTCTTTTTTCCACACAGTTGTCTTTCCTTTGATGAACCCTGTGATTTATACCCTTCGCAACCAGGAAGTGAAATCTTCTATGAGGAGGATATTAAGCCGGCATGTGGTTTGTTGA
- the LOC100152551 gene encoding LOW QUALITY PROTEIN: olfactory receptor 4N2 (The sequence of the model RefSeq protein was modified relative to this genomic sequence to represent the inferred CDS: inserted 2 bases in 1 codon), protein MENENSTVVAEFIFVGLTQSRNIQLLVFVXDFIFYLIILPGNFLIILTIRSDPGLTAPLYFFLGNLAFLDASYSFIVAPRMLVDFLSEKKVISYRGCITQLFFLHFLGGGEGLLLVVMALDRYIAICRPLHYSTVMNPRACYALLVALWLGGFVHSIIQVALILHLPFCGPNRLDNFFCDVPQVIKLACTDTFVVELLMVFNSGLMTLLCFLGLLASYPVILCRVRGSSSEGKTKAISTCTTHIIVIFLMFGPGIFIYTRPFRAFPADKVVSLFHTVIFPLLNPVIYTLRNQEVKTSLKRLFNQQLA, encoded by the exons ATGGAGAATGAGAACAGTACTGTGGTGGCTGAATTTATCTTTGTTGGTCTGACCCAGTCTCGAAATATCCAGCTCCTGGTCTTtgt tgatttcattttctaTCTCATCATCctccctggaaacttcctcatcatcctcaccatcaggTCAGACCCTGGCCTCACGGCTCCACTCTACTTCTTTCTGGGCAACTTGGCCTTCCTGGATGCATCCTACTCCTTCATCGTGGCTCCCAGGATGCTGGTGGACTTCCTCTCTGAGAAGAAGGTGATCTCCTACAGAGGCTGCATCACTCAGCTCTTTTTCTTGCACTTccttggaggaggggaggggttaCTCCTGGTAGTGATGGCCTTGGACCGCTACATTGCCATCTGTCGTCCTTTACACTACTCAACTGTCATGAACCCTAGAGCCTGCTATGCCTTGCTCGTGGCTCTGTGGCTTGGAGGCTTTGTCCACTCCATCATCCAGGTGGCCCTCATCCTCCACTTGCCCTTCTGTGGTCCAAACCGACTAGACAACTTCTTCTGTGATGTGCCACAGGTCATCAAGCTGGCCTGCACTGACACCTTTGTGGTGGAGCTCCTGATGGTCTTCAACAGTGGTCTCATGACCCTCCTGTGTTTCTTGGGGCTTCTGGCCTCTTATCCTGTCATCCTCTGTCGTGTCCGTGGTTCCTCCTCTGAGGGGAAGACCAAAGCCATCTCTACATGCACCACCCATATCATTGTTATATTTCTTATGTTTGGGCCTGGTATCTTCATCTACACCCGCCCCTTCAGAGCCTTTCCAGCAGACAAGGTGGTTTCCCTCTTCCACACGGTGATCTTTCCTCTGTTGAACCCTGTGATTTATACCCTTCGCAACCAGGAAGTAAAAACTTCACTGAAAAGGTTGTTTAATCAACAATTAGCCTGA